Proteins co-encoded in one Hymenobacter swuensis DY53 genomic window:
- a CDS encoding Glu/Leu/Phe/Val dehydrogenase dimerization domain-containing protein has protein sequence MVETKVLTESSVFGQIAEYQHEQVVFCHDHETGLKAIIGIHNTVLGPALGGTRMWHYTSEAEALNDVLRLSRGMTYKAAISGLNLGGGKAVIIGDAKTMKTEALLRKFGRFVQNLNGKYITAEDVNMTTKDMEYIRMETKHVSGLPESMGGSGDPSPVTAYGTYMGMKAAAHKAFGSDSLAGKRVAVQGVGHVGTYLMEYLQKEGAQLVLCDYYEDRALEAASRFNARMVGLDEIYDQDVDIYSPCALGATLNDDTIPRLKARVVAGCANNQLADENVHGPALVQRGIIYAPDFLINAGGLINVCSEVQGGNRQSVMTQTERIYDITTQVLQKAEQEGSHPQAAATRQAEERIAAIGKVKSTY, from the coding sequence ATGGTAGAAACGAAAGTGCTGACCGAATCGTCGGTCTTCGGGCAAATTGCCGAGTATCAGCATGAGCAAGTTGTGTTCTGCCACGACCACGAAACCGGCCTGAAAGCCATCATCGGCATTCACAATACGGTGCTGGGGCCGGCCTTGGGCGGTACCCGCATGTGGCACTACACCTCCGAGGCCGAGGCCCTGAACGACGTGCTGCGCCTGAGCCGGGGCATGACCTACAAAGCGGCCATTTCGGGCCTGAACCTGGGTGGGGGCAAGGCCGTCATCATCGGCGACGCCAAAACCATGAAGACAGAGGCCCTGCTACGCAAGTTCGGCCGCTTCGTGCAGAACCTTAACGGCAAGTACATCACGGCCGAGGATGTGAACATGACCACCAAGGACATGGAGTACATCCGCATGGAAACCAAGCACGTGTCGGGCCTGCCCGAGAGCATGGGCGGCTCCGGCGACCCGTCGCCGGTAACGGCCTACGGCACCTACATGGGCATGAAAGCCGCCGCGCATAAAGCCTTCGGCTCCGATTCGCTGGCTGGCAAGCGGGTGGCCGTGCAGGGCGTGGGCCACGTGGGTACTTACCTAATGGAGTATCTGCAGAAGGAGGGTGCCCAACTTGTACTCTGCGACTACTACGAAGACCGCGCTCTGGAAGCCGCCAGCCGCTTCAACGCCCGCATGGTGGGCCTCGATGAAATTTACGACCAGGACGTGGATATATACTCGCCCTGCGCCCTCGGTGCTACCCTCAACGATGACACCATCCCGCGTCTGAAAGCCCGCGTGGTGGCTGGTTGTGCCAACAACCAGCTGGCCGACGAGAACGTGCACGGCCCAGCCCTGGTGCAGCGTGGCATCATCTACGCCCCCGACTTCCTCATCAACGCCGGCGGCCTCATCAACGTGTGCTCCGAAGTACAGGGCGGCAACCGCCAGTCGGTGATGACCCAGACGGAGCGCATCTACGACATTACCACCCAGGTGCTTCAGAAAGCCGAGCAGGAAGGCAGTCACCCCCAGGCCGCCGCCACCCGCCAGGCCGAGGAGCGCATTGCCGCTATCGGCAAGGTTAAATCAACTTACTAA